A DNA window from Solanum lycopersicum chromosome 3, SLM_r2.1 contains the following coding sequences:
- the LOC138347455 gene encoding uncharacterized protein: MFVEGFSTIAAPLAALTKKKVKFEWSKKCDKIFQELKDRLTSAPVLTLSRSDEWYVVYCDASRVGLGCVLMQGGKVIAYASRQLKVHENNYPTHDLELAVVVFALKLWRHYLYGVHVDVFTYHKSLQYVFTHKELNLRQRRWLELLNDYDMSVHYHLGKANVKLSTSFHPQTDGQVECTIQTLEDMLKVCVIDFKGSWDDHLPLIEFSYNNSNHSSIGMAPFEALYGKRCTSSVGWFEVEESSILFPEIIHEVVEKVRMIKDRLATAYSHQKSNADNRKRALEFEVGDQVYLKISPMKGVMRFGKKGKLSLRYIGPYEILQRVGNVD, encoded by the exons ATGTTTGTGGAGGGTTTTTCCACTATTGCTGCTCCATTGGCAGCCTTAACGAAGaagaaggtgaagtttgagtggtctaAAAAGTGTGATAAGATCTTCCAAGAGCTCAAAGAtcgactcacttcagccccagtGCTTACATTATCGAGGAGTGATGAATGGTatgtggtatattgtgatgcttcccgagtaggtttgggatgtgttctcATGCAGGGTGGCAaggtgattgcttatgcttccaGGCAGTTGAAAGTCCATGAGAATAATTACCCTacccatgatcttgagttagctgtTGTGGTCTTTGCGTTAAAACTTTGGAGacattacttatatggtgtacatgttgatgtatttacttaccataaaagtcttcagtATGTTTTTACACATAAAGAACTAAATCTTCGTCAGAGAAGATGGTTGGAGCTGCTCAacgattatgacatgagtgttcacTATCACCTAGGTAAGGCCAAT GTGAAGCTTAGTACTTCTTTTCATCCCCAGACGGATGGACAGGTAGAgtgtaccattcagacccttgAAGACATGCTAAAAGtatgtgttattgacttcaaggggagttgggatgatcacttgccgctgattgagttctcttataataatagcaaCCATTCCAGTATTGGGATGGCACCTTTTGAAGCACTATATGGAAAGAGATGTACGTCTTcagttgggtggtttgaggtagaAGAGTCTTCCATCCTTTTCCCTGAGATCATACATGAGGTTGTGGAAAAGGTGAGGATGATAAAGGATAGAttggctactgcttacagtCATCAAAAATCCAATGCAGATAACAGGAAGAGAGCTCTTGAATTTGAGGTGGGTGATCAAGTCTACCTAaagatatcacccatgaaaggggtgatgaggtttggtaagaaagggaagttgagtctgaGGTATATAGGTCCTTATGAGATCTTACAGAGAGTAGGAAATGTTGACTGA